Proteins encoded together in one Cervus canadensis isolate Bull #8, Minnesota chromosome 7, ASM1932006v1, whole genome shotgun sequence window:
- the FYTTD1 gene encoding UAP56-interacting factor encodes MNRFSTRLMGATATPPPAPPKARSNENLDKIDMSLDDIIKLNRKEGKKQNFPRLNRRLQQSGARQFRMRVRWGIQQNSGFGKNNLSRRGRVMPGKRRPYGVITGLAARKATGIRKGISPMNRPPLSDKNIERYFPALKRKANLLRQNEVQRKPVAALKRPNQLNRKNNIPNNFTRSGNKLSHQKDTRQATFLFRRGLKVQAQLNSEQLLDDVVAKRTRQWRTSTTNGGILTVSIDNPGAVQCPVTQKPRLTRTAVPSFLTKRDQSDVKKVPKGVPLQFDINSVGKQTGMTLNERFGILKEQRATLTFNKGGSRFVTVG; translated from the exons ATGAACCGGTTTAGTACCCGGTTAATGGGAGCCACCGCAACCCCGCCGCCTGCGCCGCCGAAAGCCCGCAGCAATGAAAACCTGGACAAAATTGATATGTCTTTAG ATGATATCATCAAATTGAAtcgaaaggaaggaaagaagcagaATTTCCCGAGGTTAAATAGAAGACTTCAGCAAAGTGGTGCCAGGCAATTCAGGATGAGAGTAAGATGGGGTATTCAACAGAATTCTG GTTTTGGTAAGAATAATCTGAGCCGTAGAGGAAGAGTGATGCCTGGGAAGAGACGTCCTTATGGAGTTATCACTGGCCTTGCAGCTAGGAAAGCAACTGGAATTCGAAAAGGAATTAGTCCTATGAATCGACCACCTCTAAGTGACAAG AATATAGAACGATATTTTCCAGCATTAAAAAGGAAGGCAAACCTTCTGAGACAAAATGAAGTGCAGAGAAAACCAGTTGCAGCTCTCAAGAGACCTAACCAGTTAAATAGAAA aaATAACATTCCAAATAATTTTACCAGGAGTGGAAATAAATTAAGTCATCAGAAAGACACTCGACAGGCAACTTTTCTTTTCAGAAGAGGCCTGAAG gttCAGGCCCAGTTGAACTCAGAACAACTGCTAGACGATGTAGTAGCAAAGAGAACTCGTCA ATGGCGAACTTCCACCACAAATGGAGGAATTTTGACTGTATCCATTGATAATCCAGGAGCAGTGCAGTGCCCAgt AACTCAGAAACCACGATTAACTCGTACTGCTGTGCCCTCATTCTTGACAAAACGGGATCAATCTGATGTAAAGAAAGTTCCTAAAGGTGTCCCCCTACAGTTTGACATAAACAGTGTTGGAAAACAG aCAGGGATGACTTTGAATGAGCGATTTGGGATCCTGAAGGAACAAAGAGCCACTCTCACTTTCAACAAAGGAGGAAGCCGCTTTGTAACTGTGGGATAG